A genomic stretch from Leishmania donovani BPK282A1 complete genome, chromosome 36 includes:
- a CDS encoding eukaryotic translation initiation factor 3 subunit, putative yields MTAAVDLEGVALHGHMKGVTMLKFNRDGDLLFSSAKDTNCSACCWQVKTGKLLGSYTTVGQVEGRTYDAAMVALDVNRESTLLATASAGEEVLLWSVESGALLGSVSRSLSSGASVGFSHDDTLMMVATKGRSSTSSAIQVYNVPFTVPKAGEDIAPVKTPFTTFSTFETPDTITWAAWGPTNETIYYSEGGYMNILDVEANKVIRSRQIHEDENEVINRFSWDPNYLALATASTDKTSHLIDFRDLATIQVYRSDVPVNDVSISPNADHVILGGGMDAASVTTQGGQSIFEVKFFHKVHGHQLGQLRCHFGTINAMSFHPDGRGFASASYDGLIKMYRFGDSYDSTPGAQPLWTL; encoded by the coding sequence ATGACGGCCGCCGTGGATCTCGAAGGCGTGGCGCTTCACGGCCATATGAAGGGTGTGACAATGCTAAAGTTCAATCGCGACGGCGACCTTCTCTTTTCATCTGCCAAGGACACGAActgcagcgcgtgctgctggcagGTAAAGACGGGCAAGCTGCTCGGCTCCTACACAACGGTGGGTCAGGTGGAAGGTCGCACGTACGATGCGGCCATGGTGGCGCTAGATGTGAACCGGGAGTCCACACTTTTGGCGACCGCCAGCgcgggcgaggaggtgcttCTGTGGAGCGTAGAGTCTGGTGCTCTTCTTGGCTCCGTGAGCCGCAGCCTATCGTCCGGCGCCAGCGTCGGCTTCTCGCACGATGACACGCTGATGATGGTGGCCACAAAGGGCCGCTCCAGCACAAGCTCGGCGATTCAGGTCTACAACGTACCCTTCACGGTGCCCAAGGCCGGTGAGGACATCGCCCCTGTCAAGACGCCCTTCACCACTTTTTCCACCTTCGAGACCCCGGACACGATCACGTGGGCCGCCTGGGGGCCGACGAACGAGACGATCTACTACTCCGAGGGCGGCTACATGAACATCCTCGACGTGGAGGCAAACAAGGTGATCCGCAGTCGCCAGATTCACGAGGACGAGAACGAGGTGATCAACCGCTTCAGCTGGGACCCTAACTACCTCGCCTTAGCCACCGCCTCGACCGACAAGACGTCTCACCTCATAGACTTCCGCGACCTGGCCACCATTCAGGTGTACCGGAGCGACGTCCCGGTGAACGACGTGTCGATCAGCCCAAACGCCGACCACGTAAtcctcggcggtggcatGGATGCCGCTTCTGTGACGACGCAAGGCGGGCAGTCCATCTTCGAGGTTAAGTTCTTTCACAAGGTTCACGGCCACCAGCTCGGCCAACTGCGCTGCCACTTTGGTACAATCAATGCCATGTCCTTCCACCCCGACGGTCGCggcttcgccagcgccagctACGACGGTCTCATCAAGATGTACCGTTTCGGCGACTCGTACGATTCCACGCCTGGCGCGCAGCCTCTGTGGACGCTGTAG
- a CDS encoding similar to leishmania major. l411.4-like protein: MGGTAAATAYVRSCDGASLPTPPGCGLKLVVDLTLDDSILTGSVLETEVTVTHALHQSLFPRDAASNAAGTAATSLQVSLPPITVAIQRGAVQMRYGLTYLRTFPAALRDSVRVLRTAMSCDDGVTRCPSYMSMTGALVSAPLGLCCLCTSVECALTSDLCNASMRAHFCFRTGAAGITCVQGEGITYHGWSVGSSSPYYTMNLSASGRGIAPTTLQLTTDAPEAQNGASALQLLRASDVLPEESNPKVDISGRVLFVPSAEHSRASRGTTSTGPVRDDDPAEWLLLPAPLVSVSGNDCDKVGISPDYFYSLSSTTQCNAQKGTCVRHQLADYRAADLEQIAQGVGGRYIGASLGTFTRQKMGEQEFLFDTVERTGGAMLRWTVNADGLAFQPLPVHGVLDAIKFDSSTGILYVTVRNNNTYGGLYYVAVGQCQGARASHCDSDGVTHECGRTALVAGANTSSLLQFSMVSDPPEEVGRTASCTVVFRDAAAALLASKNVSWTVEHRTTTPAPNAPKAEQCRRCAFRDLRCLFSTVCEWQMLLWTAVAVAVAWAPYAILAYWRMAWHVGAKFLAGLN, translated from the coding sequence AtgggcggcaccgccgcggcaacggccTACGTGCGCTCCTGCGACGGAGCCTCGCTACCCACGCCGCCTGGTTGCGGGCTCAAGCTGGTGGTGGATCTCACCCTCGACGACAGCATTCTCACCGGCTCCGTCTTGGAGACAGAGGTGACGGTGACGCACGCGTTGCATCAGTCACTCTTTCCCCGTGACGCGGCGTCCAATGCTGCTGGCACAGCTGCCACCTCTTTGCAGGTGTCTCTGCCTCCCATCACGGTGGCAATACAGCGTGGCGCCGTGCAGATGCGCTACGGCCTCACCTACCTACGCACGTTTCCGGCGGCGTTGCGAGACTCTGTGCGGGTGCTGAGGACGGCCATGTCTTGCGACGACGGCGTCACGCGCTGCCCCTCCTACATGAGCATGACAGGGGCGCTtgtgtcggcgccgctcggACTGTGCTGCCTCTGCACCAGCGTGGAGTGCGCCCTCACAAGCGACCTGTGCAACGCTTCAATGCGCGCGCACTTTTGCTtccgcaccggcgcagccggAATTACGTGCGTACAGGGCGAGGGCATCACCTACCACGGATGGTCCGTGGGATCGTCGTCGCCCTACTACACGATGAACCTATCCGCGAGCGGGCGAGGGATCGCACCGACGACACTGCAGCTCACAACGGATGCCCCTGAGGCGCAGAACGGTGCGTCTGCTCTGCAGCTTCTTCGGGCCTCTGATGTTTTGCCCGAAGAGTCAAACCCCAAGGTTGATATTTCCGGGCGCGTTCTCTTTGTCCCCTCTGCAGAACACAGCAGGgccagccgcggcaccaccagcacTGGGCCTGTGCGCGACGACGATCCGGCAGAGTGGCTTTTGCTCCCGGCGCCGCTTGTCAGCGTCTCAGGCAATGATTGCGACAAGGTCGGCATCTCACCAGACTATTTCTACTCGCTCTCCAGCACTACGCAGTGCAACGCGCAGAAGGGGACGTGCGTGCGACACCAGCTGGCGGACTACCGCGCGGCGGACCTGGAACAGATCGCCCAGGGCGTAGGCGGACGCTATATCGGCGCCTCTCTGGGCACCTTCACGCGGCAGAAAATGGGGGAACAGGAGTTCCTGTTCGATACGGTGGAGCGCACGGGCGGGGCGATGCTGCGGTGGACGGTGAACGCGGACGGCCTCGCGTTCCAGCCGCTTCCGGTGCACGGCGTACTGGATGCTATCAAGTTTGACAGCAGCACAGGCATCCTCTACGTCACGGTtcgcaacaacaacacatATGGTGGCCTCTACTACGTTGCCGTTGGCCAGTGCCAGGGAGCACGCGCATCGcactgcgacagcgacggcgtgaCACACGAGTGTGGCCGCACGGCTTTGGTGGCCGGCGCTAACACCTCCTCGCTGTTGCAGTTCAGCATGGTGAGCGACCCGCCCGAGGAGGTTGGACGCACCGCTTCATGCACCGTCGTCTTTcgcgacgcggccgctgcgctgctggcctCTAAAAACGTTTCGTGGACGGTCGAGCACAGGACCACTACGCCGGCGCCGAATGCCCCCAAAGCGGAGCAGTGCAGACGCTGCGCCTTCCGCGACCTGCGGTGTCTTTTCAGCACCGTCTGCGAGTGGCAGATGCTCCTGTGGACagcggtggccgtggcggtggcgtgggcgCCGTATGCCATCTTGGCCTACTGGCGCATGGCGTGGCACGTTGGCGCCAAGTTCTTGGCGGGTCTGAACTGA